AAAATTCCCAGATCGTAAGATTGATGTAATGTGGGTAACATCACAAACCAACCAACCCGATTGGTACAAAACAGATGATTATGCATACATGTTTACAGACAATCTCAAACAATATTCAAAAATGCTCACGAGTAAATTGTGAGTTTTTTTTCGCATTAATAAAAAAAAAAAGAGTATCTTATTGTAAGATACTCCCAATGATAACTGTAATATCATAAAAGAACATAATGATGATAAAGTTCTTTATGATGAATTTGAATGAAATACGCTTAATCAAATCAGCACGATAGGCATTGAATTGCTTGATAACAACTGGAATTGTTGCCAGCGTTGCCAATGCAAACCATGGTAGAATTCCAAGAATTACACCAACTACAATGGCACTATAGACACTAACATAAAGACCCAACATTAATGTTACCGCATTTTTGCGACCAATGTAGTAAGGCAATGTATAGCGTTTTACTGCGATATCGGCATCAATGTCACATGTATTATTTGCCAACATGATACTCGACGTCAAGGCCGTAGGTGGCAAGAATATGATCAGGAAATCGATAATATTTAAAATATTAAATTGTAAGTCAACAATTCCTTGATTGTATCCAAATGCAACAAGATGTCCCGGTGCATTTGCATGGATCAATATAAATGGAATAATGTACCCGTAAAGGACACCGGAGATAATTTCTCCATAGGGTTGTCGTGAAATTGGAACAGGACCCCACGTATAGAAAATTCCAACTGCAAAGCAAAACATTCCTAAAAATAAAATAACCAAATCCGTAATGGCTACAAGGTAAAGTCCCGATGCCATCGCAATCGTAAACATGGTAAAGATCAAAACTTTCCCTTGTTTGCGAGTAAATCCAATATCTTGTCCGTTATCTTTTGAATCAATGTAGTTATTGATTGCTGTGGTCGTTAGATCAAATACAAACATACCTATAAAGAATACAAGTGTTGGAAGCACTTGTATCTTTATACCTTCGAATGTAAGAATCCCTAACGTTAATACAAACGGAAAAAGACTGGTAATCTTCGTTTGAATCTCTGTATAGTTTAAAAATTTCTTTAACATTATTGAACTCTCATGGATAAGTTAAGAATCCCCATCAGACGCGCACGCTTGTCTGGTTGAATCTCTAGCTTATTGATTCTTTCTTTAGCTGTTTCATAATAGTTTGTTGCGCAATCTTGTGTGTATTTAACACCACCTGCTTTTGCAACAGCACTATTAATGGCTTCACGACTTAAGGGTTCCTTTTCAACTTGCTCCAAAAGCTCTGGATACGTATCAAAAGCATGGATGAGTGGCAATGTTACTACACCTTGTTCAAAATCAGATTGGACAGGTTTTTTGGCTGTTCTTTCTGTTTCTTCGAAGTCCATAACATCATCAAGAAGTTGAAAAATCATTCCAACGTGATTCCCAATTGTTTTGTAGTCAGCATGTTGCGCATGAGGATCATCCGAAGTGGCAACCCCTGCATACATCGCAGCTTCAAATAGTTTTGCAGTTTTTCCTTCGATGATTTTCAGATAGTCCTTCATCTTCAAACGGTAATTACCATTGTTAAGATGCTGACTGAGTTCGCCCATGGCTATTTCTTCCATATACATCGGCAAGCTGTAATCCAAATAATCATGCTTACGATCAACTTTATTTGCCAAGGATAGTGATGCTGCCATGAGATAGTCACCACAGATTACTGCGGTCTTACGCCCATAGAGCTTATGCAATGTCGGAATACCCCGACGTACATTTGCATCATCCATAACATCATCATGCACCAAAGTAGCAAGATGCAGCACTTCAATTGAAGCAGCAAATTTTACGGCATCATAGTGAATTGTACCGTCAACATTTTCAGCAGCAGCCAAGACTGCACATGCACGAATATATTTACCTTCAGATTTCAGAAGATGTTCGGTATACTTCCTAATGACCAAAGGAGAGGTTGATAAAATTTTACCAACCTCGTCTTTTACATATTGTAAGTTTTGATCAAAAATACTCATTGAGTGCTACCCAATTAATCGTTATAGAGATACCACTTTTTAACAAACGGTATTCGTTTCCACAACGCTTTTAATTTAGGCATGACCCAGTAGTCAAGACCAAGTGTGTTTCCACCGAATAACACAGCAATACCTGCAACAACCATCCATACTGTACTTAAGTAAAGACCTGTAGTCATTAAGAACATCATTTGCAATACAACTGACATTCCGGCAGCGATTGTAGTGAAGAGACCTGCGATAAGTGCAAGACCAATTGCAATTTCCATAATAACAACCATTGATTGCATGAATACTTGCATTCCATCACT
The window above is part of the Erysipelothrix sp. HDW6C genome. Proteins encoded here:
- a CDS encoding UbiA family prenyltransferase, which codes for MLKKFLNYTEIQTKITSLFPFVLTLGILTFEGIKIQVLPTLVFFIGMFVFDLTTTAINNYIDSKDNGQDIGFTRKQGKVLIFTMFTIAMASGLYLVAITDLVILFLGMFCFAVGIFYTWGPVPISRQPYGEIISGVLYGYIIPFILIHANAPGHLVAFGYNQGIVDLQFNILNIIDFLIIFLPPTALTSSIMLANNTCDIDADIAVKRYTLPYYIGRKNAVTLMLGLYVSVYSAIVVGVILGILPWFALATLATIPVVIKQFNAYRADLIKRISFKFIIKNFIIIMFFYDITVIIGSILQ
- a CDS encoding polyprenyl synthetase family protein is translated as MSIFDQNLQYVKDEVGKILSTSPLVIRKYTEHLLKSEGKYIRACAVLAAAENVDGTIHYDAVKFAASIEVLHLATLVHDDVMDDANVRRGIPTLHKLYGRKTAVICGDYLMAASLSLANKVDRKHDYLDYSLPMYMEEIAMGELSQHLNNGNYRLKMKDYLKIIEGKTAKLFEAAMYAGVATSDDPHAQHADYKTIGNHVGMIFQLLDDVMDFEETERTAKKPVQSDFEQGVVTLPLIHAFDTYPELLEQVEKEPLSREAINSAVAKAGGVKYTQDCATNYYETAKERINKLEIQPDKRARLMGILNLSMRVQ